The sequence below is a genomic window from Nicotiana tomentosiformis chromosome 6, ASM39032v3, whole genome shotgun sequence.
cttttattttatccTTCACCATACCTTCATTACCTACTTCTCACTTTCGTTGCTCTATGTCAGATAAGAATATTATTACTCTTTCCTCAAACCCCTCAAACTCCATCCGGAAGATTCCGGACACAAGAATTTGCATCTGAACTCATGTTGATAAATTATTCCTTTCGTCTCCCTCCCTTCCAACCTTCTTGTTCCTCCTGTCGAGCATTTTCTTATTTCTCCGATTTGTCCCCGATTTTTCCCTTTCATCCACTATCTTACTATCTCCATTTTGCCCTCTGCACAACATTCTGTTCTCCCAACTATTCGTTACTTGACCCATGTTTAACTTAACACTTGCCAGTCATTTCTTTCATCTGAAGAGTCATTTTGCTTTAAGGTACCTTTACAACCATGATGCATAGGGAGGTGCATGTTCTGCTTTTTTGTCTATCAAACTACAGTTTTATACTTTAACAAAGCAATGATGCCTTTAAAAAAACTATTTATACAAGTAGCTAAGTAGAAATAGAAAGGACCTCTGTTCTGAACTGTGAGAAATAATACACGGGAAAATATTATGTTATTGATGTACCCTAACTATGATTCAAGTACCCCTATTTATAACAATACACAATACCTACGCTACAAATCCTCCTCCGTGAACTCTCTCCCCGAACACTCTTATTTCCTCCCGTATGTTGCTAAAATTCACTCCTAGTTTTGGTATCTTCTCTAATTCTTTATACAATTGTCTGTAGAAGACCTTAATAGCTCTCTTACTTCCTCTTTTTCCTCTTACTTTATTTGTCCACCTCAATTATGTTCACAAATCTCTTCTGTTAGTGTAATCTAATCAATACAAAATTAACATGGCAGACACAGTCACATTTTTTTAGTCGCAACACCGTTATTTTTTTTATCTGTTTGCCAATTGTCATATTTGGTAACTCCCCCTTCACTTCTTCATTTTCTCTACCCTTTTTAAATCCATCTTCCCCTCTTTCATTTCTTCCTCTAAGTTCGTTCATTAGACACCTCACCTTTGTTTCTACCCTCCGAAAAACTTTACTGCTCCACTTTCTTACTTCATTTTTAAACAGATATAATTCCCTTGCCAAAGAGAAGTATGGGTGTACTTGGACTCAATCAACTTCCCCACCGATTACCTGCTATTTCCTTAGTTGTGTGCCGCGACCACTTTTTTTCAAATCTGAAAATGTTTTCAACCTCTTCCATCCTACTACCACTAGCAAGATGGGTATATGGTCTAATGTGAGCGAGGAAGAGGTACGTGGATGGTCTCTGGAACTGTCTCCTCCCACTCTGTCTAGATAAAAAATTTGTCAGATCTCTGCCAATAACCCATGGAATCTCCCGCCCGTCTTCTACCCTGCAACTCTCCATACACTTCCCACAAAAGATTCTGGTATTTCCCTTTTTTAGTTGCAACCACACTAAGAGACCCCCCCACAAATCTCTTCATTCCACGCCCTCCACACATATAACGACTAACATGTGTTTCATAATTGATGAGCATTCCAATCTTTTagttcctttacttttattttatccTTCACCATACCTTCATTACCTGCTTCTCACTTTCGTTGCTCTATGTCAGATAAGAGTTTTATTACTCTTTCCTCAAACCCCTCAAACTCCATCCGGAAGATTCCGGACACAAGAATTTGCATCTGAACTCATGTTGATAAATTATTCCTTTCGTCTCCCTCTCTTCCAACCTTCTTGTTCCTCCTGTCGAGCATTTTCTTATTTCTCCGATTTGTCCCCGATTTTTCCCTTTCATCCACTATCTTACTATCTCCATTTTGCCCTCTGCACAACATTCTGTTCTCCCAACTATTCGTTACTTGACCCATGTTTAACTTAACACTTGCCAGTCATTTCTTTCATCTGAAGAGTCATTTTGCTTTAAGGTACCTTTACAACCATGATGCATAGGGAGGTGCATGTTCTGCTTTTTTGTCTATCAAACTACAGTTTTATACTTTAACAAAGCAATGATGCCTTTAAAAAAACTATTTATACAAGTAGCTAAGTAGAAATAGAAAGGACCTCTGTTCAGAACTGTGAGAAATAATACACGGGAAAATATTATGTTATTGATGTACCCTAACTATGATTCAAGTATCCCTATTTATAACAATACACAATATCTACGCTACAAATCCTCCTCCGTGAACTCTCTCCCCGAACACTCTTATTTCTTCCCGTATGTTGCTAAAATTCGCTCCTAGTTTTGGTATCTTCTCTAATTCTTTATACAATTGTCTGTAGAAGACCTTAATAGCTCTCTTACTTCCTCTTTTTCCTCTTACTTTATTTGTCCACCTCAATTATGTTCACAAATCTCTTCTGTTAGTGTAAGCTAATCAATGCAAAATTAACATGGCAGACACAGTCACATTTTTTTAGTCGCAACACCGTTATTTTTTTTTATCTGTTTGCCAATTGTCATATTTGGTAACTCCCCCTTCACTTCTTCATTTTCTCTACCCTTTTTAAATCCATCTTCCCCTCTTTCATTTCTTCCTCTGAGTTCGTTCATTAGACACCTCACCTTTGTTTCTACCCTCCGAAAAACTTTACTGCTCCACTTTCTTACTTCATTTTTAAACAGATATAATTCCCCTGCCAAAGAGAAGTATGGGTGTACTTGGACTCAATCAACTTCCCCACCAATTACCTGCTATTTCCTTAGTTGTGTGACGCGACCACTTCTTTTCAAATCTGAAAATGTTTTCAACCTCTTCCATCCTACTACCACTAGCAAGATGGGTATATGGTCTAATGTGAGCGAGGAAGAGGTACGTGGATGGTCTCTGGAACTGTCTCCTCCCACTCTGTCTCAGTGTTTTGGATAGCGGGCGGCGACAAATAGCGACGAGGGCccgcttcactgaggcgagaggcgcgtagcgaagcgctcgcctttttgatgtgaagcgacaatttatacaaaaacataaaatattatatacatataactaaaaactcaataacaatagtatattaataaatatattatTCAAAAATTAAAGACTCAATAGATAGTCATAGACTCATAGTAGATTCATAAACTAAAGTCTAATAGTCTAAAACAAGCAACGtctattcttcttcaagattttcaaattctacaacttCATGAATGTTAGCATTATATTGGCTatcatcttcttcatcctcggAGTTTTCATCAATTAGGGACCGGCTTGAACTTGCTACTCCCTTTCCCTTGTAACTTGAAGAACTCCCTCTAAGACCATAGATATTCTCCTCAACTCCAATCGCCATAGAAACAGTACCCCAATCAAGATCATCTCCTTCATACACTTGTTCATCTTCATGATTTTGGGGGGCTCCAGTTAACCATTCATTTGCCTCGTCAATGTTGTCCAACAAAATTGGATCAATGGTATCGCGAGCTTCATAACGTCGCCTCAATGTTCTATTGTATTTAATATACACTAGATCATTGAGACGCGATAGCTCAAGCCTATTCCTTTTCTTGGAGTGAATCTGCGCATAagttgtttagattaattaatcgatactaataataatacaatataaaatatattaatataataaatctACTTCTTACATGCTCAAATACGCTCCAATTTCTCTCGCATCCAGATGCACTACAAGTTAGGCTTAGTACTTTGATGGCAAACTTTTGCAAGTTTGGAGTTTGATGTCCAAATTGCTTCCACCATTCaactatagaaaaatattttaaaagttaataagtataaatcaaataaattaatttaaagttaTAAGGATATCTATATTAAAGTTAGTTACCTGGCGACCTTATGTCTCTGGCTCTAATGGCCGCTTGTAAACCAAATAGGCCCTCTGCTTGTGAGTACCTACCAAACTCCT
It includes:
- the LOC104114544 gene encoding uncharacterized protein, which gives rise to MRKFTNERNLVRPAKTRFATAFLTLHSFYLQKKKLRKLVLSNEWKDNRYAKEVAGKETAKVLISPSFWNDVVRALKVGGPLIKVLRMVDGERKPPMGYLYEAMDRAKETIAASFEGDVRKYEKVFEIIDIRWENQLHRPLHAAGHLLNPGLFYKNTRDETLASEVWIGYHACLEKLVPNSATIDQIGEEFGRYSQAEGLFGLQAAIRARDIRSPVEWWKQFGHQTPNLQKFAIKVLSLTCSASGCERNWSVFEHIHSKKRNRLELSRLNDLVYIKYNRTLRRRYEARDTIDPILLDNIDEANEWLTGAPQNHEDEQVYEGDDLDWGTVSMAIGVEENIYGLRGSSSSYKGKGVASSSRSLIDENSEDEEDDSQYNANIHEVVEFENLEEE